The genomic segment CATTAGGGAAAGCTGGGTGAATGGTATAGAGAAAGCCTCTGTAGTATTTTTGCATTGtatctgtaagtctaaaattatttcaaaataaaagctacaaaaagaaaaaaacatggaaacTAAAAAGAACTcagaagaaatgtaaatttttgagGCAGGCAGAATAGTTCCTACATCTGCTACTGTTCAAATGGAACTGCTACTTCTGTCATCACATACCTCCTTTTGTGAAACAGCTTTTAGGGTTTCATGCAAgcaaacattataaaaataactattaaataTAGCAAACTGTGCTGCCAGACAGACCTAGATGCAAGTCCCAGCTTCAGCATTTTCCGTCTGGGTAGGTTTTAgataaattacttaacctttctaagcTTCAACTTCTTGATACACTAATTGGGGATAAGAAGAGCCCTTAtgtcagaggtggcagtgagaatGAATTTAGATCATGTGTGGAAGATGCTCAGGAGACTACACAATGTATAACAAGGGGTCAGAAATATCAGGTGTTCTTACTactaatattgaaaatataactGTAATAAGAACACTGTATAAATGACAGACAATAGAACTAATAAtcattaggaactaataataacATCTGTAGTCAGCAAAGATTTAAGCTTCGTCTTGAGACCCACTGTCATGGGGTAGAAAGTCCCTAGGCTAGAAGCCATCTTGGATGTTGTTAGAGTTAGAAATTCCAACAACATCCAAGATGCTGTTGACAATACCCCAGAGGAGGAAAAGAGGTGGAAGTCAAGAGACAAGGAGACCTGGGACACCTCTGTCCTGGCAGCGTAAGCCCATGAATCCAGGGCACACCTTTGTAGAGTCAAGGAAAACCGCATCCAGTTGATCATCTGAGGTAGTCTTCGCCCTACTCTGCAAACAGCACCCTTTACCAGGGGAAGCATGCACGCAGCCCAGGTCTGCTGGCCTGCCTGTCTCCCCAGTCACAGAGCCTACCTGCAGCTCGCCATCCCCTTCACGTTCACACAGACGCCATCATTTTGGCAAGGGTTTGGGTCACATGGGTCTCTGAAGTACTGTGGCCAGTTATGGTCCTCCAGGGGACCTGTGTTCTCCACTGACCGCTTCTGTCGGCTGGGCTGCCCCTGGCTCAGGCTGACAGGTAGCACTTCCTCTAACATGGCCTTTCCCGAACCTTCTTCGGAGACCTGCAACTCCTGGCCTTGGAGAATGAGGCTTCGGGGGCTCAGTCTTTTGCCTTTAGTGGGAACTTCAGTCTGGCTGAGGTGGGTGATATCTTCAGGAAATAGAGGGTCATGAGGAAGATCCAGGATTAGTAACTGACTACAATTAACTCCCACTTCTGGTGAAAGTTCCCCAGCCTGCTTCTATCTCCCATCACCCTTAGTGACATGAAAAAGTGGCTTTGAATCCAGCTGATTCCCATAgtattagctatttttattttaaagtaatccagtcacatttttatttatcgAATTTGCAAAAGGAAGCATAAAGTTAGCAAGGATAGACTGATGGAAACTAAATTGAAATCAGCCAACTGTTACCTCTgataaaattatcaaaaagatgacactaaaatttcagtttctttcaaGGACAGTTAAAATAAAGATGTGAGTCCTTGACCAATTGAATAAAATGTGGTTCTCCTACAACACATTTTTCTTAACCTCATCCCCACCCTCTATGTGTGCTTTAAAATCAGGATAAAATTAGTAGAGTGCCAAGAGCATAGGATTATTTACTCAGGAAAACCAACAAAAGTACCTTCAAAGTCCACAAATATGATGAGGTCATCATTTTTCAGGAAGCTCCTCCTTTTCAGCATTTGGTGGGAGATGAAACCACTCCAGCCAAAGTCGATGCTTCTAAAACAATCACAGTCTGTATGATAGGTTCCTACCCTGGACGGCCTGTCCCAGATGACAGTGTCATTTATCACTGCAAAGTTGTAGGTAACATAAAATCACATTACCTCTTTAGATTTCACTTTCCAGTTTGTCTTTGATAAGGATACAGGGCTTtgtaaatcagaaaaaaaaaaaaaaaaaaaaaccgtgtTGGAAAAAAATTAGGCTATTTACTCTTTCCAGGAGAACTGCAATTCAGAATTGAAAGATGGGAGAGGCAGAGAATCACAGCTCTGAGTGAGCTGTTGTCTGCTACTGAGTGACTCTCTTAATGAAAAGAGAGGGACAGCTACGACTTCTTTCTTCTAAGGCTTAGGTcttctcttttgaaaaaaaaaaaaaatagtgccgggcacagtggctcacacctgtaatcccagcgctttgggaggccgaggcgggtgcattgcctgagctcaggagttcaagaccagcctgggcaacacggtgaaaccccgtctctactcgggagtttgagactggagaattgcttggacgtggtaggtggaggttgcagtgagcggagattgcgccattacactccagtctgggtgacagagcaagactccatctcaaaaaaaaaaaaacaaaaaagtttgtcCATTTCTTTACTGATGTAAGTTTATTTCATGAACATAGTAACATTGAGTACTATTTTAGGAGTAAGTACACTAGCTCTGCACAGAGCCTAGCAAGTTCTGAGTATTTGATAAATGATTAGCAGTATCTGTTTCCTCAATCACAATGAACTCGATGAGGCAGGGACCACCTGATTCACTGGTATTCTAAGTACCTAGTACAGAGTTTGGCACATGGTAAGCCCTCAATAGATGTTTGATGAGTGAATttaggaaagggaaggaggataTCATGGCACTGAAAATCTTAACTTGAAATTCCAATACAACTATGTTATTGGTATTCCCAAGGAGACAATGTGAGGGGAACGTTACTCTATCTTGCACAACAGAATCACATCTGTGGGCCTTTCTGGGTCGAGGAGTAGTTCTTATTTATGCTGACACCACCCACCTGGAGATGTATGCAACTTGGAGGTAGTGAACACCATGCTTGAGGACATCCTGTTCCTGACATCGGGCTCCTGGTCGAGGATGGTAATTATCACCTGTCTGTTTTCTACTGGCCACTCCAGGATAGCATCGTTCTCCCCACTGCACATGTGGAAAGCAAGTCTCAGGTAGCCAGAGTTTTCTCTGCCATGGGGGTATAAAGTTAACCCaaaaccatagccctctgagtTGTAGAATCGAGGGCTCTGAAGCTTGTCCCCTTTGCTGGTGTTCTCCAAGACTTGGGAGAAATTCTGGACTGTCCAGACCCCCGTGGGGCAGGGGGTTTCTGTTAGAGTGATGTCATCTAGGTAAATTCCCCCAGTTGAGTTCTGAGGGTCGCCTTTTGTGCCCTGGAAAAGGTAGCGAAACTTCTGTTCCTCTTTGAGCACCACATGGGCAATTTTCCAATTATGGTCatcatctcctgaggacagagaACAAGGCTGGTGAGAATCGTGGCCAACACTTAGTGAGTATTTATTGTGAGTTTGGCACAGTGCCATGTGCTTTCCGTAAATAATCTCATcaaatcctcacaacagccctataaCATAGGTACTATTATAAACTGGTTAAGTAACTTTTCCAAAGTTACATATCTAATAAGGAAAAATGGTTTCTTAAAAtactatgatttattttaaaattcacattcaaGTCTTAACCATGAATTTGTTTTCCACTATCAGTATAAGAATCCAGGTTCTGGATTTCCTTCTGAGTGGGCTGGTTTCAAGTGTAACCCCTAATGTTAGCAATGAAAGCCCAAGTGTTAGGCTGAATCATATAAAATAGCCATTTTGTAAgccaaaagtcaaaaaatagtaaCTCCATATGGTCTGACCTGTCACTTGTTTCCAGAGAGCTATAAGGAATGCTGAAGAGCAGATAATAACTTGTAGGACTAACTGAGTCTTCCCTACCTGAAACTGACTCCCTCTCCAACATCTagacttttttctcttccttatattATCTGAAAGTCCACCATGTAGGGGAGCGAGGTAATCCAAAGAGAGTACTCTTGTCTAGAAATTCACATTCTAATAAAGATTAGGTCTACTTGCTTTTTCTCTGAGCAAGAACTAGAGGTGGGACTTTTGAATTAAGAGCTGAGGAAAGATGGTGAGAAGCCTGTTCTAGAACATGGGATCCTCCGTTGAACAGCATACAAAGCCAGACAGGAGCTTGGGGATACTGGAGAGAGGAAACTGCAAAAGCAGAGCAACTCAATTCCCCAAAGAGATGCACCTACATTGGTATTTTTGCACAGGATATTCCCTAGAGTTGGGCttgaagaggagaggaaaaatgCTTCCAAGTGGAAGTCATGTTGGCCAAACTGAGTTCCTACAGATGAgtgtcttttttccttcttctgtgtcttttaaccAGAAATCTACTTACAGAACTATATTTTCCCTGAAATGGAAAAGACCTTGAATCTCCCTTTGTTTTCAGGCCATTCTCTTTAAGGACAACTTCAAGGGACAGGTCTAACAATATTCTGTTTCCTAGGGTGGAGCTGATTATGGTCTGTGTGGTTAGGTTACATGGGAACATAGGAGAGAGCTAGAGAAAGCACACGACCACCTCTGTAACATACAAATCTAGGTAGCTGCAGTATCCTGGGCAGAGCACTGCAGCCTACTGGAACACACATGGACTTGAAGGGCAATAGGTGCCAGAAAGTCTAGGAATAGGAACAGAGATATAGGATTTGAACTATTTATCCAGCAGGTTATAGATCACGGGAATTCTGTCAAGAGAATAGGATTCCGTTCTGGCTGATGAGTAcctgctttgttttttcttaatatagGATGTCAAAATGAGGTTGAGATGGGGGAATCTGGTACTGGGAAGGAGACCCAGGAGACTATACCATATAGGCAAAGATTCATCTGTGAAATTTTTAAGAAGGTTTCATTTATATGCTTCCACAGGGCTGCCCTAAATCAGTCAGGCAACAACGCTACTAAGATTGTTTGAGACAAACTTAATCCTTGTTAGTTCAGAATTGTCATCTATAAGGAAGTCCTGGCCTCagtaaaaatgtgtgtgtgtgtgcgtgcgtgtgtacatacacatagtTGTATGCAAACATTTTTCATGTAAGTTTGTATATAAGCATTACGTATgcaacatatattatatacagatATGCATATGGACATATTTTGTGTGTAACTGTTTTGGTCAAAATATACATTTTGCAAAACTTAAAAGCTATTCAAATTGTCTTAAGTTGAATATCACATAAACAACACTAAGTGATATTCAATTAacctttttgaaaaatgtcattgacaAACCAGTATCGGAACAGACTACTTTAAAAACCCATTCATACAGTGTTCCCAGGGAACTTACACAGACATACTCTGAATTCAATGAAACACAAAGCACAGCAgtgtaagaaaataattaagcatGCGATGTTTGCTTGGTTGGTTTTATGCTTAAAAGTAACACTTTTAGCTTTAGATGAAAGTGAGTGATAACAGCTCCCATCAATACTATTGAAACTCCAACTcattttctcattaaatatttacaatCCTTGGTAACATAACACATCCTCAACTCCTAAAGCGTATCTAGCTGTCATCCTTTCATCATGTAAACTATGATAAATTTCAACCAGAAAAGTGAGCCCCTCAAAACTGTGATTTGTAGAGTTCCCAGGCAGCCCACACAGTGGCTTGGATATAGGTGATTTGGGCACCTATTCTTACAAGTGACCTCTAAGGAAAGTTTCTCCTTCAAGAGCAGCAGATATATAAAAACTAATTCCTTTCTCTGGACTCATTTCAATGGATAAATTAAATGCTAAGGTAGGAGGTTGGATGCTAGGATAATCTGGCCATAAATCAAGATCCAGGGTTATAAACAAagtatttgctttcttttcttgtggtgGTGGTTCATTCATAACTAGGAAAAGGGAGACAAGCTTTCTTTTCAACAAaaagtttctccatctgtaatcATTTACATGTTGACCTTCTTATGTAAATATTCAAAGCGACACTTAGGAACATGTAAGTGATTATAGGAAGTTAACGTATACAAATGACTTATTTGCCACCAACTTCACAAGCAGGCTTCAAGTTACATCAGCATATTAAATAATGGtatcatttgtttttctgaaacagaTGCAAAACACTATggtcaactttttttctttttctttttcttttttttttttttttagatggagtcttgttctgttgccaggctagagtgcagtggtgcaatcttggctcactgcaacctccgcctcccgggttccagcaattctcctgcctcaacctcccaagtagttgggactacacgcgtgtgcatcaccatgcctagctaatttttgcatttttagtagagatggggtttcatcatattggccaggatgatctcaatctcctgaccttgtgatccgcccacctcggcctcccgaagtgctgggattccaggcatgagctgGTCAACTATTTAACTACTCTCTGTCCAGCAACATCAATTCCCACAGGTCTTTTAGCTTCTTATCTCCATTCCTGAACCATCCATTTTCTCAGTCTTGGCCTTTGCTTTCTCTAAATTTCTAGTGAAAACTGGATTTGTATATTCTGACTGGCttcttacaaaaatatatttcatccCTACCTAAGCCCAAGATACTGCTTCTAATTTCTCAGTGGTTAAAACATTCATAGAGTAATTAAAACATGCCATACATTATGTTAAGCTCtgagaagaggaggaagtgggtggaggaaaaggaagaggcaagagagaagaaggaggagtaggaagaaagagggaaggaggagaagaagcagGATCCCAGATTTTAACCCAATCCATTCCTTGTGTGGATGCCTCTAAGTACCTTGAAAAGTCTGCACCTTTACCAGCTTGCGAACATTGCCTGTGCTGTCATCCCTCCTGACCCAGACAATGAGTCTGTCTGAAGGACTTCCggtcattttatagaaaaattgcaGGCACTGCTGCTTCCTCTTTGGGTAAAGAATCCGAGACTCCAGTAGGGCTGCCTCTTCCGCGGACCCTGAGCTGGTGCTGAGCTGCATGAAGTAGCCGGCACCTATGGAAAGAGCACCCAGACATCACACGTCTGGCTTCCCACACCCCAAGGTTCTGTCCACCCAAACAAAGTGAAATAGTGAACCATGGCCATTGTCCAGTCAACAAAAGCTAGAACTcttcagaggaaaataaaaagaaggacaTTTTTCAACAAACATTCTCTGTCTCAATGGACTTAGTCACTGGCTAAAGCTTGCTCTCCACTGTTGCGTTTGATTGCCTTTGTTCCAAGATTGTGAAATGTATACCTCTGACTTAAAGAAACACAGGCTTCAAGCAATGTTTGATGGAATTTGgtgtctgtgagatgaattctatTATTCTCATTGACTTCGTCATTTAAATTAGAGATTCATTCCAAGGAAAAGAGTTGGGTTGGTCTCGTCATTGTATAAGACACTGTGGAATTCAAAGGGTTAGGATTTGGTTTTAAACATTGACAATGATAAGGGTTCAATTTCCCCTGTTGCTAGCCTAATAACTAGGTGGCAAAAATAATCAGTGGCAAAAAATAATCTTTACTATATTATAAGAAGGGCTATTCAGGACACATTAGAGACTAAATGGAAATTTCTCCTGAATGTAAAGGGAGGCATTGGAAGGACACTGAAGAGGGTGAAAAGTGTCTACATTAGTGCCAGAGATGGGGTTTACCTGACTCAGATACCTCAAAACTCATTCCTCTAAAAATAATCAGGTAGCTAAACAAATGTACCATTTGGTAAACCACACACTTGTCAAAGTCAAGCACAATGAAAAATTCTTGCATATGAAGAAGTTCTTTATCCTGTGTTCCAACACTCAACTCCATATCAAAACACTTCAATCAAAACATTTcccaagataaaaataaagtaagtgtACAGTATAGTGCTGGGTACTCCAGTGTTGCTCCGTGATGCTCCCAGCTTCATCCTGCCTCACACTCAGGCACTTGCCTTTCATATCAGCAGCAAGCAATGATGGTTTAAATAAGCCTCCTACCACGCTTAAAATATCACAATGACTTTAATATTAATGCAGGGCAAATTATATTCCCTTGTAGCTTCTTCTCAGTATTTGAACTTGCCTGAGACCTctgaattataattatatattgaaTGCCTgggttataaaaaaaaaaaaaaaaaaagagtgcacaAAGCTAAAAAGGTTTCTAAGTAATTCTTACTGAGGAATTCTTTTATGAAGCGTTCATTGAGAGTCAAATAATTCAAGTCCAGAACTCTGGAGGCCTAAATTATCCCCAGCTCTGCCAATACCTAggtgtttatttatttctgtggGTTTTGAATGGGAGGGATCCTCCCAAGGGATCCTTCGAGCTCTTCATGTCTATGCATCCACCTGTAACTACGCAAGAGTTCTCTAGCAGAGGGACATGTTTCATTACATACCTCCTCTGAAAGAAGCATAATAGCTGCTCAAGTTAACCTGATACAGCTTTTCCAGATCTTTCTTCTGGGCTGTGGTCCTTTTCTCTTACTAGAACATTCTTTCAGCAGATTCCTCTCACAGTAAAGATTACCTTTGTGTTTAGCTGGCAATTGTACATTAGCCTAGCAGCAAGCCCACAGAATAGGTTGGATTAGAGGCTAAAACGGAAATTTAGAGAGCACTTCAGGCTTGGATCAACCTTTGGACACTTGGAATGATATATTTGATAATCTGATCTGTGACAGAAACTTTTACCCTCTTCCAAAGGTGGAGGAAGTGTCAGTGGCTTATCACCTCTGACATTCCCTGTGGTGGCCTGGAATCTGGGTGACAGGCTGTGTCCCTTCTGGGAAGGGAATCTCACCAACTCTGACAGTTGTAGACTAAGTGACTTCGCAATAGTCTAGTCTTTAAAAGGCTATAATAATCCATAACCTCATCTGCTTCCAAATATGGTTAAGATGAATTCAATGGCAGGCACAGAACACTAGAAggctaaaacagaaaaacaaaataaatggaacctctggagagaaagggaagatggAAAAATGGGAAGTGAAGCTGCTGGTCTGCAGGTAGGGGCTTTGTATGCATTATCTTCTTCCACTGTCACTGTGAAGTAGACATCAATATTTTGATGTTTACAGAGGCTTGCAAAAGCCAAGACTTTTAGAAAAAGCACACACATAACAACAACTTCCTGTGGTCACAATTAGTAAGTGGTGAAGCCATATTTCAATTAGTAAGTGGTGAAGTCACTTAGTCCATAACTGTCTGTCTTTTTCACTACACAAACCATATATAGGAAGTATCTGAAGCTGTGCTATCCAATACAGTGGCTACCAAACCTATGTGGCTGTTGAGTGCTTGAATTGTGGCCAGTGCAAACTGAGATGCACTGGAGTAAAATATGTgtcaaatttaaaatacttagcCTGAAAAAAGTGAAGCATCTTGTAACaacttttatattgattacatgttgaaatgctACTATTTGGATATACTGAGTTACAAAATacgttattaaaattaatttcacctgttttattttactttttcacatAGGTATTAAAAGTCCAATGTGTTATCCATTGTGCCACAGAGCCAGATTCACGTGGACATTAGAAAATTCTACATTACATATGtgactcacattatatttctttaGGAGGGTGTGGCTCTACAGACATTGCCTTTATCTACGAGGTTTTATCTTATCAATCATATACCAATATCAGTTTTGCTTAAATGCATCTTTCTTTTGTGTGCCCAGAGACTGGATGCTTTTTATTGAGTTAATAATTAAGATATGAGAAATTTTTTTGTCCTTGTTCAGATTTTCAAGTTTGATAACTAACATTCTGACTGAGGCAAAACATGGTGATTAGCATAACCTAATCGAACCTGTTGAACCACATCAATGTGTTTGCTTTCCACTTTCACTGACCTGTGCATTGTCCCAGCAAGGTGTGATCCACTTCTCCAGCCTGAGCACTGTCCTGATGGACCCAGTCAGTGTCATCTGTGGTGCCCTGAATCATCCCACAGATGTTTGCCTTCTCAAAAGTACAGTGGTCCAAAAGAGTGTGAGTTGTGGCTGcaaatgatatttttatcatCTGGTTAAAAATGAAAGATAGTCATTCCAAATAGCTAATGTCTTAAGCCACTAAAACCTCATTGCTCAGATACAACAGGATCACAAGCTTGTTTTCTTGACTGTTTCTCAAACGCAAATCTTACTGTCATCAGATCTTAGTACTTGCTGATATAGACACAGCCCTACCTATCTCACAGagtcaagattaaaaaaaaatctgtaatcaTTCTCTGCTATGTAAATACCAACTATAAACACCTTTAGATCAAGAACAAGGTACCTATAATACTTGGCTTTGTACTTAGTAGGTCTTCTGTACATACTTACTGAACAGAATCAAACATTTTATCTCTGAAGGCTAGTGGGGTCATCTTTAGAAAATACCCTGCCCCAGAGGATTAGGTTACTCTAGGAATAACTAATGTACATAAAAAatttttcaggatacaaaatgctTTCAAGTCTATCACGTATCTTGAGCTTTACATAATAATGCATCCtccaaaagaagcaaaagaagctAGACAATAACAGCTCCTTACATTTGTCCAGTACCTTGAATTTACAAAACACAACTACATAACTGGTTTTTATAACCATCCTATAAGGTTGGTGctatagttttatttgttttttgtttttaactactcaactctgccattgtagcacaaaaacagccatagacaatacttAAACAAATGGGTCTAGAAGTAGACCAACAAAAGTTATGCAGTTTGTTCTTATTCTTTTAGCTAGAACATTAAAGAAGAGTAAAGGAAAATGTAAAGGAAATCTCTAAGGCTGAGGGAATCTCTGCTGAGGCTAGTTTACCAAGTTCTCAAAAACGGAGGTACTCACTGCAATTGTACATTCGGTTCAGCCTCTCTAAATCAATGGCACTGAAATCCAGGCGCTGTCCGATAATGGAGTTAAACTCAGGGATCTTGGCTGTGATGGTGGGAACACTTGCATTCTTGTTAAATGAGAAAGGCTGGTAGTGCATCAAAGACTCATAGTCATAGGGTGTATTGAGGTCTGTGATGAGGCTATCATCATAGGTGTCAAAGTTGTGCTGGTAACCTGTTAGGGAGAGAATCCACAGGTCCTGCTCTGTCATGGTATTTTCCCCGTGCTGCTCTTTGACTACAGACCCAGAGACCCTCCAAAAAAGGGAAatagttattaaatatatatatttaaatagattattatatttaaataaatatattatatataatatataaatatatattatataatacatattaataaatactaatattaataaatattatattgattatatctactctataaataatatatagatatataataatatataaataatctaataaaatagatttattatattcaagtatatatttaaataaatctaaatataaattaaatataaattatattttataagcaATATAATGTAAAATTACTATGTATCATTGATTATTATTAGTTAACATATTAATATACAATAATGTGTACAATATTGCAATaactaaaatacatattatagaatacagataaatattagaaattacTAAGTATATGTACATGTTTACACCAAagatacattataaatatatacaattgtgtgtgtatctgtgtgtgtgtgtatgtgtgtgtaagacTTTCAGAAAGAGAAGGTAAAATAGCAAAGCTGAGGAAGTCATTCCCAAggacaggaaaaataatttttgaattcaGGAAAATGTTCACAATTGATTATATTCAAGACACATCGTTCTAACAGCCAAGTATCTCATCCACTGAGTCTGCCCAGAGCTGTACCTGGCCTACTCTTCATGGGTTAGGAGAAGGAAATCTGAGGGGCAGAGGGAAAGGTAAGCAGCTGAAAGCAAGACGGGGATCCTGTCAGTCAAGGCTCACATCCTTCTGTTCCAGCAATAGCCTCatggagaataaaaataaaatgggaagaagAAAACTTATTTTCCTGTCAAAAGAGGAAAGGTAGATATTTTTCTGAGATTAGTGAAAGTGAGATAAGATGTGCTGCCATgtaaaaaactgaacaaaataacTGATCAGAGGGTCTTTGAACTGACTAATAACCATCGGGAATTTACTGTTTGAGCTGCATTAATGGAAAGTTTTGCAgatttttgattttcttcttgtgGAGTGATAGGAAAACTGACTGCAAATGTGGCTAACTCTTCCAGTCATAACTTCCCATCCTCATATTCTTCTCTAGCTCTTTGTCCagtcactttttgtttgtttgtttgcttgtttagttttgagacggagtttttgctctgtttcccaggctggtatgcaatggcaagatctcagctcactgcaacctctgcctcctgggttcaaacaattctcctgcctcagcctcctgagtagctgggattacaggcgcgccgcaccatgcctggctaatttttgaatttttagtagagatgaggtttcaccatgttggccaagctggtctcaaactcctgacctcaggtgatccgcctgcatcggtctctcaaagtgctgggattataggcatgaaccacagtgcctggcctcatcCAGTTACTTTGAACAATTAGAGAGAAAAAAACGTAACTGcctcttacagagttacatgcaGGACTGCAGAAGTGTGGTGTGGCCAGGCGGTGCTCCAGCAGGTGCCTGTGGGAGTCTCTGAATGCTTTTGGAAAAGCTAAGGAGCAAGACCACGTTTGAGCAATATCTTGCTTTAACTGTAAAATCTGAATACTGATGTTTCATTCTCCCAACTCATGGGGATTGTATTGGGAATTACTTGAGAGAGATCAGAGCATTTTTGAAGGTGGGACAGGTCTAAAAGAAACAATGGCTCTAACAGGGAAGTGGAAAGTTAATCCCTCCACAGTACTTGGTCCTAGGATGTCATTTGAGGTAATGGAATTGTAAAGAGCATCAAGAGTCTAGAATCTTTTGGTAACTCTCAGTGGCTCCTGAAGCAAAGCACTTTCAACTCACTGGATGTGCTTTACTTAATTTTCCATGAATCATCTGATTAGAggtagggcacagtggctcacagctgtaatcacagcaatttgggaagctgaggctggtggatcacttgaggccaggagttcaaaaccagcctggcccacatggtgaaaccccgtctctactaaaaaatacaaaaattagctgggcatggtggcggatgctggtaatcccagctattcaggaggctgaggcatgagaatcgcttgaacccggaaggtggaggtcgcagtgagccgagattgcaccactgcactccagcctggatgacagagcaaggctctgtctcaaaacaaaaacaaaaatcccatcaGGTTAGATTATTTTAATCTGTATTACTCATGGATTCTTATGAGAATACTTaacaaacaaatattttgaataatttttaaaaatgtattcaacatGTTTTTGTTGGGCCTAGTATCCACCAAGAGCTGTGCTAG from the Macaca mulatta isolate MMU2019108-1 chromosome 4, T2T-MMU8v2.0, whole genome shotgun sequence genome contains:
- the MEP1A gene encoding meprin A subunit alpha isoform X1, whose product is MAWTRSTCILSFTLFFAHIAAVSIKYLPKENVHDADFGEQKDISEINLAAGLDLFQGDILLQNSRNGLRDPNTRWKFPIPYILADNLGLNAKGAILYAFEMFRLKSCVDFKPYEGESSYIIFQQFNGCWSEVGDQHVGQNLSIGQGCDYKAIIEHEILHALGFYHEQSRTDRDDYVNIWWDEILSGYQHNFDTYDDSLITDLNTPYDYESLMHYQPFSFNKNASVPTITAKIPEFNSIIGQRLDFSAIDLERLNRMYNCTTTHTLLDHCTFEKANICGMIQGTTDDTDWVHQDSAQAGEVDHTLLGQCTGAGYFMQLSTSSGSAEEAALLESRILYPKRKQQCLQFFYKMTGSPSDRLIVWVRRDDSTGNVRKLVKVQTFQGDDDHNWKIAHVVLKEEQKFRYLFQGTKGDPQNSTGGIYLDDITLTETPCPTGVWTVQNFSQVLENTSKGDKLQSPRFYNSEGYGFGLTLYPHGRENSGYLRLAFHMCSGENDAILEWPVENRQVIITILDQEPDVRNRMSSSMVFTTSKLHTSPVINDTVIWDRPSRVGTYHTDCDCFRSIDFGWSGFISHQMLKRRSFLKNDDLIIFVDFEDITHLSQTEVPTKGKRLSPRSLILQGQELQVSEEGSGKAMLEEVLPVSLSQGQPSRQKRSVENTGPLEDHNWPQYFRDPCDPNPCQNDGVCVNVKGMASCRCISGPAFFYTGERCQAMQVHGSVLGMVIGGTAGVIFLTFSIIAILSQRPRK
- the MEP1A gene encoding meprin A subunit alpha isoform X2, whose product is MHSLLYLVFCPHSSCIVHDADFGEQKDISEINLAAGLDLFQGDILLQNSRNGLRDPNTRWKFPIPYILADNLGLNAKGAILYAFEMFRLKSCVDFKPYEGESSYIIFQQFNGCWSEVGDQHVGQNLSIGQGCDYKAIIEHEILHALGFYHEQSRTDRDDYVNIWWDEILSGYQHNFDTYDDSLITDLNTPYDYESLMHYQPFSFNKNASVPTITAKIPEFNSIIGQRLDFSAIDLERLNRMYNCTTTHTLLDHCTFEKANICGMIQGTTDDTDWVHQDSAQAGEVDHTLLGQCTGAGYFMQLSTSSGSAEEAALLESRILYPKRKQQCLQFFYKMTGSPSDRLIVWVRRDDSTGNVRKLVKVQTFQGDDDHNWKIAHVVLKEEQKFRYLFQGTKGDPQNSTGGIYLDDITLTETPCPTGVWTVQNFSQVLENTSKGDKLQSPRFYNSEGYGFGLTLYPHGRENSGYLRLAFHMCSGENDAILEWPVENRQVIITILDQEPDVRNRMSSSMVFTTSKLHTSPVINDTVIWDRPSRVGTYHTDCDCFRSIDFGWSGFISHQMLKRRSFLKNDDLIIFVDFEDITHLSQTEVPTKGKRLSPRSLILQGQELQVSEEGSGKAMLEEVLPVSLSQGQPSRQKRSVENTGPLEDHNWPQYFRDPCDPNPCQNDGVCVNVKGMASCRCISGPAFFYTGERCQAMQVHGSVLGMVIGGTAGVIFLTFSIIAILSQRPRK